The following proteins are encoded in a genomic region of Magallana gigas chromosome 1, xbMagGiga1.1, whole genome shotgun sequence:
- the LOC117687391 gene encoding talin-2-like yields the protein MGYNAARRTASATTYLINASKNANKSNTNKTSEHQLTQQCQIMNEQLPLLIQGFRRSETNQDSATAQLQLINASKEFIQPASQLVSAANAAAPTVGDQAASMNMNQAVKTMTTALAELRTASGKAEEMCISLEVDAALDQLTELDRELEEYRRAADSGNLVPLPGETVEASAMKLGSTSKNVGSAMAQLLTAASQVNTDKCIMETEIL from the exons ATGGGATAT AATGCCGCGCGTCGCACCGCCTCAGCCACCACATACCTGATTAACGCCTCAAAGAACGCTAACAAATCCAACACTAACAAAACCTCGGAACATCAACTGACTCAACAGTGTCAG ATCATGAATGAACAGCTGCCTCTGTTGATCCAAGGATTCCGGAGATCTGAGACAAACCAGGACAGCGCTACAGCCCAGCTACAACTGATCAATGCTAGCAAGGAATTTATACAG CCTGCCAGTCAGCTGGTATCTGCTGCAAACGCCGCAGCCCCAACAGTTGGAGACCAAGCAGCGAGCATGAATATGAACCAGGCAGTGAAGACGATGACCACCGCGCTCGCGGAGCTGAGAACCGCCTCAGGGAAGGCAGAGGAGATGTGTATCTCACTGGAGGTGGACGCCGCGCTTGATCAGCTGACCGAACTCGACCGCGAGCTGGAGGAGTACCGCAGAGCCGCCGACAGTGGTAACCTTGTGCCACTACCCGGTGAAACG GTGGAGGCGTCGGCCATGAAACTTGGCTCCACCTCTAAGAACGTGGGATCGGCGATGGCTCAGCTACTGACGGCTGCCTCACAGGTAAACACAGATAAATGTATAATGGAGACAGAAATTTTGTAG